The Lathyrus oleraceus cultivar Zhongwan6 chromosome 5, CAAS_Psat_ZW6_1.0, whole genome shotgun sequence genome includes the window CTTCTAATGCTCAAGTGCACAAGCAAGATACTTTTATGttcaagcacacaagcaagagacttcaaatAAGAGACTTATAATAGTCTACCTAACAGATAAATGATTGTTTGTGTAATACAtttgatatacaatcagaggtgtagAAAGAATACAATGCAAATAGACTCTTTAAAACTTAGGGTTTCTAAGATATACATGGATAAGAATTCCTAAGTTCAACTTGTGCTTTGATTTGACATAGTAACTTCTCTTTCAATGTCAATAGATGTTAAATTATTTTTCTTCAAGTCTTTAGCTCCTTAAATAGAGAAGGAAAATAGTCGTTGAAGATCCAACACGATAGATTCTTTGAGAAGCTTGAAAATAGTCGTTGAAATGTTTCTCCAAATGGTTACTGACATTGAAAGCTTGTTTGAAATTCCTTTGCTGCAAGAGGAATTATCAATTGTATCTCAGCTAACTCTATGAAGAAAATATAGTTTAGTTCTTCACGGGACAAAGTATGCTCAGAGGTTGATAACGACCTATCAGATTCACCTTGGTCCTTGCGCTTTGATTGACTCAGGTTCTGATCTTCAGAAGTAGACTTCTTCAAAGTATGGTCTTCAGAGGCTGACTCCCTCAGACTCTGGCATTCAGATGTTGACCTCTTCATAAGTTAACTTCTTCAGAGTCTGGTCTTCAGCTTTTGATCCAACAGATTCTGGTCTATAGGCTTCTCTTAAGATGTTCATAGTTAGAATCAATACTAGGATTGTTCATGAAGTTTTAGTCTGTGGTTCTGCACACTTGAACAAATATTAGTATACTcaattgtttttaaatactttgttatcataaaaaaCTAAGGGATATGGAGCAAACCAATTTTGTTGCAACATACTTTACCCCTCAGCTTCTAGCAAAACCAAGGAAATATGTCATAAaaaaatttttaaaaattaaaaggTGATAAAATGTTGTTGCTGGAATTCGAAGACGTTCCCTTTAAATACTCTGTCATAAAGTGTATTTTTTGTAGTAGTATTAAGTAAAGTCTTGTACGAGGGTTTGATAGAAGTCCCGCCTAAGAGGGCTAACGCCTCACATGAGGGACTTGGAGCCTCATCACCCATGCTCTATATACCCTTGCCTAAAGGACTCAAGGCCAATCATCATGGCAACAATAAACTTAGGGTCTCGGGATATCCCAACGAACAATAGTTCAAAAGCACTTCACCCTTTGATCAATATAGAACTGATTTCAACATAACTACGCAACCACCaatgaaaaaatattttcctTTCCAATTAGAAAATCTTTATCTTAACATATTGACCACTGATTGTTAAGTCTTTTTTTATTTCAGATTTGCATCTATCAAAATTTCAAAGAAAACTAAATGGAGTTGTACATATCTTAATCTTGGATCTAACTATGGCAATATTTATATCAATAATACAACTCTTTCTTATTAATTGAGTCAATTTATAATAGTAAATttaatgtttttatttttaattcataGACGTGTTTGAGACATATCTAACAAATATATATATGTCAAAAAAATTGGAAACCCACATCTAAATTTTCATAATGTTCAGACACATGTCGAAGAGATACTCCAATATTAGAGGCTTCCATTCTTCAAATACtcattttaaaacattttttttttacaaatttAGATCACAAATCATATTGCACAACTAAGAGAATGATTAATTATTAGTTTAGTCATACTCAACACCACATCTCTAATCTCAAGTCAGCTAATATGTATTTGTCGGATGAATTTGTATGGTCCTAAATATTAGGGTCAAATGAAATAAATTAATAGGTCACGTGGTTTTGATGTACTATTTCATATTCATTACATATCTACCCATCATGAATCACATTCAATCTCTTAAGTTTTGCTTGTGGTGTTTATAAAACCACTGTCTCTTTTTCTTTTCATCACATATTAGATAAAACAAAATGAGAAACATTAAGATATCATCACTCATcatttttctctttctttctaTACTATCACTTGATGTTCAATGCCGTTCTCTTCCCAATAAACTGGTCTCTAATGGAGTTGATAATGTTGAATCCTCGGAAGAAGATTCTTTGCTGCTTCTTAATAATGAAGGGGAGTATTGTAGGCAAATGTATGGTTTTTTGCCATGTTCTAATAACATATTAGGTCATTTGTTTCTGATTTTGGTTTATCAGTACTTGTTGTTCCATGGAGAATCATATTTGGCTGCTGGAGGTGAACAGGTTTTCAAGATTCTTGGTCCTGGTGTTTTTGGTGCTAGTGCTTTTGATATTCTTGGTGCCCTTCCAGAGTCTTTGATTCTTCTTGGTAATGTTTTTAACTCTCAAAATATAAATCTCTTTAGTTGCATCctattttttaataaatattaaaacTCACACATATTCACATATATTCGTAAACATCAGAATTTGATGACGTTCAACCTAACAATATCAATTTGAATTTTTCACGATTGAGTTAGAATTTGCGTACTGCATCCTAGTTACTTATCTTCTTAGTAATTATGTGGTTCTTGTTTTATAgattttttattttctttataATTTTGAAGTGATTTTTTTTAACTCTTAGCATACTTGATAAGATACATAGGACAAAAATACAGATGGATTAAATAGGACTGTACCTACTGACATAAATACATGTTCACACATTTTCATATATTACACATATTATATGTTTAAATATAACTCTAGTCTATGCCATTTCTGAATGAATGAATACAAACAAAAGTTGAGTATAAAATTGGAGAGTGCCAATGCTATGTATATTTTTTTTTacacaaacattttttttttattctttGTAACATAGTATGTAAAATTTGGTTTTATATATCCTCAATTCTTCATAACACTTACTATAGGTTCAGATATGTAGAGGAGCAAAGAAAAATAATAATCAAGAAGCACATTGAAATTAATAATAAGTGAAATATATAAGTGTTTAAGGATATTCTCTCACACAAAACTCACAATCCAATTGCACTCAAAATAATATttctttttaaatatttttcacaaaattTCTTTCATTGGAATATTTTTCCTATTTTTTTGTTGGATAAATTTTGCATTGTACTTGTTATTACAAATAAAAAATCACTTTGACGTTTATAgacaataaaaataaataaataaatatagtCATAATGAAACTTTTTCTAAAACTTGTTACTTTTCTTTATTTTATTCACTATTAATTGTAcacttgttgtttgtttgtcaGTCACTGGACTTTCAAGTGATAAGGAGAGGGCACAAGAATCTGCTTCCACTGGTGTTGGTTTGTTAGCAGGATCATCCATCTTGCTTCTCACAGTACTATGGGGAACTTGTGTTATTGTTGGCAAGCAAGATTTGAAAAATGAATCTAATTCTCATTGCTCATATTCATCATCAGGAAGAATAAAACAATCTTTGATTGGTATGCTCTTGATTCTCTCTCAGTATATTATTACATTCgattaatttatttttttcaaactATTATCAGTATCAACGTGTATGCGTCTTCTATAGTGCTTGTTTCTGTGTTGTTGTTTCATAGGTTATGGCATTACTATGGACGTAGACACTAGAAAGATGGCAAGAAATATGGTTTTTTCTGTTATACCACTCCTCATAATGCAGATTCCCTCATTACTTCATTTCTCTACATCGTCGCGCAATTTCACCTTGATGATTTCTCTCATCATTGCGGTCTCTTTTCTCATCTCATACTTCATTTACCAGGTTTCTCCTCCAACTTCTAGTTTGATTCTCCTATTGATGTTTTTCAGTGCAAAATCGCCTTATCATTATTTTTCTCCGACGAAATGCGCAGATCTTTAAACCTCAGATAGAGAAAACAAGGCTTGAATACATAAAACATGATGATTTAATATTGCGAATTTTCCAACGCGTTGAAAAGCAAACTCTTCAAAAGATCTTAGCTGAGGACGGAACTCCGAACGTAACTGCCATAAGCGGGTGAGTAAGATTTCATGAAACATAACCGATTAAGACTTGTTTGGATTGGATTCATATATTTGAACATATCTATTGTCATAAGCACTTGTAAGACATTATCATAGTAGTGTACTTCATCATCATGTAGGTTGTATAACGAATTCAGTCAACGTGGGGGAAAGGACTTATTAGCTTCTGAAGTAAAAGAGCTTCTGCTCGGAAACAATTTAACCAACACGAACATCAAAGATGAACAAATAGAAGACATGGTAAAAGCTTTTGACAAAAATGGTGACCAAATCATATCAAGGGAAGAATTTGTTGATGGCTTAAAAGAATACATTAACCAAACTAAACATGCTTTGGATAGAAAGTATCTACCCAAAGAGTCTATGAACAAAATGTATCAGGTATGATTACTATACATTATATTTGGGATATTTTTCTTGCACAATCTACTTCTAGGTAAGCTTATACTTAGGCCATAGGCCATGTTTGGATAAACAACTTAATTAAGGTTGATAATATAAGTGCTTATATGTTGCGAACAGACGTTTATTAAGCCGTGGATTGAAAACGTGAGAAAAGAACGCGAATTGAAGGGACGTCTTATTTCTGAAGTTTTAAGTCATGCTCAAAGTGATATGGTTGGTAAGCTGCGCAATGAAGACGGTACACCAGATAAAGAAGCTATCAAAAGGTCTGCATGTTTATATCTTTGTACTGAAAAAGTATACATGAATTAAATCAAATATTTGATAATCTAAAGTTGATGATGTAATAGGTTGTTTGAGGAAGTTAATATCGATGGCGATGACCATGTTTCGAGAACTGAGTTAGAGAAAATAGTGAAGGACATTCATATTGGTACGGGTGTAGATTCAGAAGAAGCAGTCACAAAACTACTTCAAGATCTTGATGTCAACAAAGACAATGAAATCAGTGAGAATGAATTTGTGGATGGTTTCACCAAATGGATTAGCTCAAATTCCAACaaaacttctacctcaaaatcTTCTCAACATCATCATGAAACTCATCAAGTAT containing:
- the LOC127086270 gene encoding sodium/calcium exchanger NCL, with the translated sequence MRNIKISSLIIFLFLSILSLDVQCRSLPNKLVSNGVDNVESSEEDSLLLLNNEGEYCRQMYGFLPCSNNILGHLFLILVYQYLLFHGESYLAAGGEQVFKILGPGVFGASAFDILGALPESLILLVTGLSSDKERAQESASTGVGLLAGSSILLLTVLWGTCVIVGKQDLKNESNSHCSYSSSGRIKQSLIGYGITMDVDTRKMARNMVFSVIPLLIMQIPSLLHFSTSSRNFTLMISLIIAVSFLISYFIYQIFKPQIEKTRLEYIKHDDLILRIFQRVEKQTLQKILAEDGTPNVTAISGLYNEFSQRGGKDLLASEVKELLLGNNLTNTNIKDEQIEDMVKAFDKNGDQIISREEFVDGLKEYINQTKHALDRKYLPKESMNKMYQTFIKPWIENVRKERELKGRLISEVLSHAQSDMVGKLRNEDGTPDKEAIKRLFEEVNIDGDDHVSRTELEKIVKDIHIGTGVDSEEAVTKLLQDLDVNKDNEISENEFVDGFTKWISSNSNKTSTSKSSQHHHETHQTWEDVEKVMEENQSKGVSAWFEAIAYLVLGITMLSLLAEPLIASVQKFSEAAGISSFFISFILVPLATNFREATSAIKEASHKKSSNTSHTMYEIYGAVFMNNILGFVVISILIYMRDITWEFSADVLVVAIVCAVMGLASAFRTTFPLWTSFPAYLLYLISLLLVYVLKDILNYM